One segment of Panicum virgatum strain AP13 chromosome 3K, P.virgatum_v5, whole genome shotgun sequence DNA contains the following:
- the LOC120701037 gene encoding uncharacterized protein LOC120701037, translated as MDSNTEIDKENIIPSYEHLPEDVRLLLEERKKKRDEEDLQAALASIKVGRCGKVTKIKEIDFTSTSSDASTEVDQNPFPVHVLELKNPKVLVRPSQAESTKGKNVVIGDERPEKKLTQEIPQGAKTLGGQDKKKADNKSTG; from the exons ATGGACTCCAACACAGAAATCGACAAGGAGAACATCATCCCTTCATATGAACATCTTCCGGAGGACGTTCgtttgctgctggaggagcgcaagaagaagcgtgatgaagaagatctacaagcgGCGCTTGCAAGCATCAAGGTCGGTCGATGCGGCAAAGTCACCAAGATCAAAGAGATCGACTTCACTTCTACTTCCTCggatgcatctactgag gttgatcagaatcctttcccAGTGCATGTGTTGGAATTGAAAAATCCTAAAGTGCTAGTTCGGCcgagtcaagccgaatcaaccaaggggaagaatgtagttattggtgatgaaagacctgAAAAGAAGCTGACACAGGAGATCCCTCAAGGTGCAAaaacactcggggggcaagacaagaagaaggccgacaacaagtcgaccg GTTGA